The Apis mellifera strain DH4 linkage group LG8, Amel_HAv3.1, whole genome shotgun sequence genome contains a region encoding:
- the LOC102656248 gene encoding uncharacterized protein LOC102656248: MGKLSNIIRKGTINPVRLILLYLAILFCVKSTFAEKKLHGTPMHKVELTQKGYIQFLRWELPVPKLTEFTFCLWMESYDLTHSHPIFSYSKNERERLARSWIAPRGTSVHLEIGGNNVFAASVDILENRWYHLCVSWENQAGRYGLWIDGRLRAQGRSYETIDHTIPSGGDIVVGQEYTDFDKGLDDGIEGSIVGFNLLLSSAFDTHDSIQVSRAASRYATVVAPLFAGIPTKLMQLRGIDYGRDRARTRAPTSNQRGRRYAEDATSLPLVEFVISPSGVIRRRNERSLGLQLVRLSYVRCEIGRGSPFIGGSLMLISWTRTPVRVFGGAVLKNVNSDCGNFSTVKEEKM; the protein is encoded by the exons ATgggaaaattatcgaatatcaTTCGCAAAGGTACGATCAATCCTGTTCGTTTGATCTTACTGTATCTGGCCATTCTTTTCTGCGTCAAATCAACGTTTGCGGAAAAGAAGCTACACGGAACTCCTATGCACAAGGTGGAGCTCACTCAGAAAGGATACATTCAG TTTCTACGTTGGGAATTACCCGTGCCAAAATTAACCGAATTCACCTTCTGCCTGTGGATGGAATCCTACGATCTCACCCATTCTCATCCGATATTTTCGTACTCGA AGAACGAGCGGGAACGGCTCGCGCGTTCGTGGATAGCGCCTCGCGGGACGAGTGTTCACCTCGAGATCGGGGGCAACAACGTATTCGCCGCGAGTGTCGACATTCTAGAGAATCGATGGTACCATTTGTGCGTGAGCTGGGAGAATCAGGCTGGTCGTTACGGCCTTTGGATCGATGGCCGGCTTCGGGCCCAAGGTCGCTCTTACGAG ACGATAGATCATACGATCCCGAGCGGAGGGGACATCGTGGTTGGCCAAGAGTACACTGACTTCGACAAAGGGCTGGACGACGGGATCGAGGGATCGATCGTTGGCTTCAATCTCCTCTTGTCCTCCGCTTTCGACACCCACGACTCGATTCAAGTGTCCCGCGCCGCCTCGCGTTACGCCACGGTGGTGGCTCCGCTTTTTGCCGGGATTCCAACGAAACTGATGCAACTGCGCGGCATCGATTACGGGCGAGATCGAGCGAGAACGAGGGCACCGACTTCTAATCAACGCGGGCGACGATACGCCGAGGACGCGACGTCTTTGCCGCTCGTCGAATTCGTCATCTCTCCTTCGGGAGTGATCCGGAGGAGGAACGAGCGGTCTCTCGGGCTGCAATTAGTGAGACTGTCGTACGTGCGCTGCGAGATCGGCAGGGGAAGCCCGTTCATAGGCGGATCGTTGATGCTGATCTCGTGGACGAGAACGCCCGTGCGTGTCTTCGGCGGGGCTGTACTGAAGAACGTAAACAGCGACTGCGGCAACTTCTCGACTGTGAAGGAGGAGAAGATGTAG